One segment of Thermosynechococcus sp. HN-54 DNA contains the following:
- the pyk gene encoding pyruvate kinase, with translation MSNQPLQRRTKIVATIGPAVSHPDKLRAIIQAGATTLRLNFSHGTHEDHQRSIRLIRQISYELGQPVGILQDLQGPKIRLGRFEHGSISLKRGDRFTLTSRPVMGNQHISSITYPPLAQEVPAGATILLDDGRVEMVVEEVDKEAGELHCRVVVGGTLSNAKGVNFPGVYLSIKALTEKDREDLMFGLNQGVDWVALSFVRNPQDVLEIKELIAKAGKQVPVIAKIEKHEAIEQMDAILSLCDGVMVARGDLGVELPAEEVPILQKRLIAAANRLGIPVITATQMLDSMVKSPRPTRAEISDVANAILDGTDAVMLSNETAMGDYPVEAVKMMATIAARIDNQPQLRQPPLADPMTVRSIPNAISQAVGQVAAQLNAKAIITQTKSGATARNVSKFRPQIPILAATPHIEVARRLQLVWGVEPLLTLDHPSMRQSFQAAINAAQERGFLEEGDLVVMTAGTLQGVSGSTDMIKVELVTSVMGRGCGIGHGSVSGPARVVREGMPVRTFNSGEILVAERTSAELVEAIRKAAGIITEEDSLTSHAAVLGLRLGIPVIVGVKNATRLIREGTILTMDVERGLVYSGARNGIERSPE, from the coding sequence ATGTCCAACCAGCCGTTGCAACGACGCACTAAAATTGTCGCCACCATTGGTCCAGCCGTCAGCCACCCCGACAAACTGCGCGCCATTATCCAAGCAGGAGCGACCACTCTGCGCCTGAACTTTTCCCATGGCACCCACGAGGATCACCAGCGCAGCATCCGCCTGATTCGCCAAATTTCCTATGAATTGGGGCAACCTGTGGGCATTTTGCAGGACTTGCAAGGCCCCAAGATCCGCCTTGGGCGGTTTGAACATGGCTCCATTTCCCTCAAGCGGGGCGATCGCTTTACCCTTACGAGTCGCCCCGTCATGGGCAACCAGCACATTAGCTCAATTACCTATCCCCCCTTGGCTCAAGAGGTTCCCGCCGGCGCCACAATTTTGCTGGATGATGGCCGCGTTGAAATGGTTGTTGAAGAGGTAGATAAGGAGGCGGGTGAACTCCACTGTCGGGTTGTTGTCGGGGGCACGCTCTCCAATGCCAAGGGAGTGAACTTTCCGGGGGTTTACCTCTCGATCAAAGCCCTCACCGAAAAAGATCGGGAGGATCTGATGTTTGGCCTCAATCAAGGGGTGGACTGGGTCGCCCTCAGCTTTGTCCGCAATCCCCAAGATGTGCTGGAAATTAAAGAACTGATTGCCAAGGCGGGGAAGCAGGTGCCGGTCATTGCCAAAATCGAAAAGCACGAGGCGATCGAGCAGATGGATGCCATTCTCTCCCTTTGTGATGGGGTGATGGTGGCACGCGGCGATTTGGGGGTGGAATTGCCCGCTGAAGAAGTACCCATTCTGCAAAAACGGCTGATTGCAGCGGCAAACCGCTTGGGGATTCCTGTGATTACCGCTACCCAAATGCTGGACAGCATGGTAAAAAGCCCCCGCCCTACCCGCGCTGAAATTTCCGATGTCGCCAATGCCATCCTCGATGGTACCGATGCGGTGATGCTCTCCAATGAAACGGCGATGGGTGACTATCCCGTCGAAGCAGTGAAGATGATGGCCACGATTGCGGCGCGCATTGACAACCAACCCCAACTGCGTCAACCCCCCCTTGCTGACCCGATGACGGTGCGTTCAATTCCCAATGCCATTAGCCAAGCGGTGGGACAGGTGGCCGCACAACTCAATGCCAAGGCCATCATTACCCAAACCAAGAGCGGTGCCACTGCCCGCAATGTTTCCAAGTTTCGTCCCCAAATTCCGATTTTGGCGGCAACCCCCCACATTGAAGTGGCACGGCGGTTGCAGTTGGTGTGGGGTGTAGAACCGCTGCTGACATTGGATCATCCCTCGATGCGGCAATCGTTTCAGGCAGCCATTAATGCGGCGCAGGAGCGGGGCTTCCTTGAGGAGGGCGATTTGGTGGTGATGACGGCTGGTACCCTCCAAGGGGTTTCTGGCTCCACGGACATGATCAAGGTGGAACTGGTGACATCGGTAATGGGGCGCGGCTGTGGCATTGGCCATGGGTCGGTGAGTGGCCCCGCACGGGTGGTGCGCGAAGGGATGCCGGTGCGCACGTTTAATAGTGGGGAAATTTTGGTGGCAGAGCGCACGAGTGCTGAGCTGGTGGAAGCCATTCGCAAAGCAGCAGGGATCATTACCGAAGAGGACAGCCTGACGAGCCATGCGGCGGTCTTGGGATTGCGGTTGGGCATTCCTGTCATTGTGGGCGTCAAAAATGCCACCCGACTGATTCGTGAGGGCACGATTCTGACGATGGATGTGGAACGCGGCTTGGTGTATTCCGGTGCCCGCAATGGCATCGAGCGATCGCCCGAGTAG
- a CDS encoding DUF3536 domain-containing protein, translating to MLNSTDVTPTASAPAADQLQALGVYITIHGHFYQPPRENPYLNAIEHQPSAQPFHDWNERIYYECYRPNAFARILNDRGEVIDIVNNFEYLSFNIGPTLFSWLERYDLEVYQRIIEADRHSCQRFNGHGNAIAQVYNHMILPLANYRDKLTQIRWGKADFRRRFGREPEGMWLAETAIDYETVAALIQEGIRFTILAPSQAQRCRPILAEGEAEWIEVSGSQIDPTRPYRCYLPGGDRQRDYLDIFFYDGPISRDMGFSDLLTSSQFLAGRLGQAVRGDHRPSQIIAVATDGETFGHHKYGGEKALAYAFKVEIPQRGWQITNFAYYLSLFPPTWEVELKPVTAWSCAHGVDRWQDNCGCGGGGAWHQLWRRPLREALNWLRDELIDIYETLGSELFQDVWAARDAYIEVISDRSPETLHRFLAKHQRRPLSQSEQIDALRLLEMQHHALLMFTSCGWFFDELSRPEGVQILRYAARAIELAGDVAGVQLEPEFVERLAAAPSNVPQFGNGAAVYHQLVKTAQISLQQVAAHYAMSSLFNSYPRQHQLYCYEIEQGDYHLQRMGSLTLAIGQIQLTSTITTESQLLIFAVLHLGGWDFHCAIQPFQGRREYSQIKTHLLQAFQQGSAARVVMAITERFGGVAYSLDDLFAEERHRLMGVLARETLTRLDQLYTQVYRDNYGILMGFQRDGLSVPQELQVAAAVALTHRAISHLRYLEQDLSDLGDLPLADLQNHLAELAAIAREARLLGCHLSLQEQQRLLEQQVCTGLRYLTHHLDSDTLAQLSPLLQNLITVGDALGLNLNLDRAQEQLYALIGDLRQNGERLTEGDRRHLQALATRLKVDPHLLVALSS from the coding sequence ATGCTGAATTCAACAGATGTGACGCCTACTGCTTCTGCCCCTGCCGCCGATCAACTGCAAGCCTTAGGGGTGTACATCACCATCCATGGCCATTTCTATCAGCCCCCCCGCGAAAATCCCTATCTCAACGCCATTGAACACCAACCCAGTGCCCAGCCGTTCCATGATTGGAATGAGCGCATTTACTACGAGTGCTATCGCCCCAATGCCTTTGCCCGGATTTTGAATGATCGCGGTGAGGTCATTGATATTGTCAACAACTTTGAATACCTGAGCTTCAATATTGGCCCGACGCTCTTTAGTTGGCTTGAGCGCTACGATTTGGAGGTCTATCAGCGGATTATTGAGGCCGATCGCCACAGTTGTCAGCGCTTCAATGGCCACGGCAACGCCATCGCCCAAGTGTATAACCACATGATTTTGCCTTTGGCCAACTATCGCGATAAACTCACGCAAATTCGCTGGGGCAAGGCGGACTTTCGGCGGCGGTTTGGTCGCGAACCGGAGGGGATGTGGCTCGCGGAAACGGCCATTGACTATGAAACGGTGGCGGCACTGATTCAGGAGGGGATTCGCTTCACGATCTTGGCACCCTCCCAAGCCCAACGCTGTCGTCCCATTCTTGCGGAGGGAGAAGCCGAGTGGATCGAAGTCAGTGGTAGCCAAATTGATCCCACCCGTCCCTATCGCTGCTATTTACCGGGGGGCGATCGCCAGCGAGATTACCTCGACATTTTCTTTTATGATGGCCCAATTTCGCGGGACATGGGCTTTAGTGACCTGCTCACTAGCTCGCAATTTCTAGCGGGACGCTTGGGACAGGCCGTGCGCGGCGATCATCGCCCCAGTCAGATCATTGCTGTGGCCACCGATGGCGAGACCTTTGGCCATCACAAGTATGGGGGTGAAAAAGCCCTTGCCTATGCCTTCAAGGTGGAAATTCCCCAGCGGGGCTGGCAGATCACTAACTTTGCCTATTACCTCAGCCTGTTTCCCCCGACATGGGAGGTGGAACTCAAACCCGTCACGGCGTGGAGTTGTGCCCATGGGGTGGATCGCTGGCAGGACAATTGTGGCTGTGGGGGTGGGGGTGCGTGGCATCAACTGTGGCGACGCCCCCTGCGGGAGGCGCTGAACTGGTTGCGGGATGAGCTAATTGACATCTACGAAACCCTTGGCAGTGAGCTATTTCAGGATGTTTGGGCAGCCCGCGATGCCTATATTGAGGTGATTAGCGATCGCTCGCCGGAGACTCTGCATCGTTTTTTGGCGAAACACCAACGCCGCCCTCTGAGTCAAAGTGAGCAAATTGATGCCCTGCGCCTGCTGGAGATGCAGCACCATGCCCTGCTCATGTTTACCAGTTGTGGCTGGTTCTTTGATGAACTCTCGCGGCCAGAGGGGGTGCAAATTCTCCGCTATGCGGCACGGGCGATCGAACTTGCGGGAGATGTGGCAGGGGTGCAGTTGGAACCTGAGTTTGTTGAGCGTCTGGCAGCTGCTCCCAGCAATGTCCCCCAGTTTGGCAATGGGGCAGCAGTCTATCACCAATTGGTGAAAACGGCTCAAATTAGCTTGCAGCAGGTGGCCGCCCACTATGCCATGAGTTCCCTCTTTAACAGCTATCCTCGCCAACACCAGCTCTACTGCTATGAGATCGAGCAGGGGGATTACCATCTCCAACGCATGGGAAGCCTAACGCTGGCGATCGGCCAGATTCAACTCACCTCGACGATTACCACCGAGTCACAACTGCTGATTTTTGCTGTCTTGCACTTGGGGGGCTGGGACTTCCACTGTGCCATTCAACCCTTCCAAGGGCGACGGGAATATAGCCAGATCAAGACCCATCTGCTGCAAGCCTTCCAACAGGGCAGTGCGGCGCGGGTGGTGATGGCGATTACGGAACGCTTTGGGGGGGTGGCCTACAGCTTGGACGATCTCTTTGCTGAGGAACGCCACCGCCTCATGGGAGTGCTGGCACGGGAAACCCTGACCCGCTTGGATCAGCTTTATACCCAAGTCTATCGAGATAACTATGGCATCCTCATGGGCTTTCAACGGGATGGCCTCAGTGTCCCCCAGGAGTTGCAAGTGGCAGCGGCTGTCGCTCTAACCCATCGTGCGATTAGCCATCTGCGATATTTGGAGCAAGATCTCAGCGATCTCGGTGATCTACCCTTGGCGGATTTGCAAAACCATCTGGCCGAATTGGCGGCGATCGCCCGTGAGGCACGACTTTTGGGCTGTCATCTCAGCCTTCAGGAACAGCAGCGGCTCCTAGAGCAACAGGTCTGCACAGGATTGCGCTATCTAACTCACCATTTGGACAGTGATACTCTAGCGCAATTGAGTCCGCTTCTCCAAAATTTGATCACCGTAGGGGATGCCTTGGGGTTGAACCTCAATTTAGATCGGGCACAGGAGCAGCTTTATGCCCTGATAGGAGATCTCCGCCAGAATGGAGAGCGGCTCACGGAGGGCGATCGGCGGCACCTGCAAGCCTTAGCCACCCGCCTTAAGGTTGATCCCCACCTGCTGGTTGCCCTCTCTTCCTAG
- a CDS encoding HU family DNA-binding protein encodes MNKAELVDAVFSRAHSTNNVTKKQVEAIISATVEEIMEAVAKGEKVTLVGFGAFEPRERKAREGRNPKTKEKMQIPATTVPAFSAGKLFKEKVAPPTAPEAAAKGKKK; translated from the coding sequence ATGAATAAAGCTGAACTCGTGGATGCTGTGTTTAGTCGTGCCCATAGCACCAACAACGTCACCAAAAAGCAAGTCGAGGCCATTATTTCGGCCACCGTTGAGGAAATCATGGAGGCCGTGGCCAAGGGCGAAAAAGTGACACTGGTGGGCTTTGGTGCCTTTGAACCGCGGGAGCGCAAAGCCCGTGAAGGACGCAACCCGAAAACCAAGGAAAAAATGCAAATTCCCGCGACCACAGTGCCGGCATTTTCAGCGGGCAAGCTCTTTAAAGAAAAAGTGGCTCCACCTACGGCGCCTGAAGCGGCGGCCAAGGGCAAGAAAAAATAG
- a CDS encoding DUF2993 domain-containing protein encodes MSLTSPEMAEAFGAASERGLIPRVLQPALHWWLSSQLEQATGLEIEIQGGDRQILRGYLPHVRVAATLANYRGIQVRHAAVQAEQIQINLGQVLRGKPLKLLAPVPVRGELVLSQADLEASLAAPLLQSGLRELLKLLDHQGLGKPRVNLQEWQLVRTQGKLASGCLNLIFTMLNAQGEQADWHLTTHVRLQDERTLCLEQVHWQGENHIHPGITIDLGEGVALQELHLEPSALRVRGMLCIYP; translated from the coding sequence ATGTCGTTAACGTCGCCCGAAATGGCTGAGGCGTTCGGTGCCGCTTCTGAACGCGGACTCATTCCACGGGTCTTGCAACCGGCGTTGCACTGGTGGTTATCTTCGCAGTTGGAGCAGGCAACTGGCTTGGAAATTGAAATTCAAGGGGGCGATCGCCAGATTTTGCGGGGGTACTTGCCCCACGTGCGCGTTGCCGCAACGCTGGCTAATTATCGGGGGATTCAAGTGCGCCATGCGGCAGTCCAGGCAGAACAGATTCAGATTAATTTGGGGCAAGTTTTGCGGGGCAAACCCCTGAAACTGTTGGCACCGGTGCCGGTGCGGGGGGAGCTGGTTCTCAGCCAAGCGGATTTAGAGGCCTCCTTAGCAGCGCCACTGCTGCAATCGGGATTACGGGAACTCCTGAAACTGCTCGATCACCAAGGCCTCGGAAAACCGCGGGTCAATCTTCAGGAGTGGCAGTTGGTACGTACACAGGGAAAATTGGCTTCAGGCTGCCTCAACCTGATATTCACGATGCTGAATGCCCAAGGGGAGCAAGCCGATTGGCATCTCACGACCCATGTGCGCTTGCAGGATGAACGGACGCTCTGTTTAGAACAGGTGCACTGGCAGGGCGAAAATCACATTCACCCCGGTATCACCATTGACTTAGGCGAAGGGGTCGCTCTTCAAGAGTTGCACCTAGAACCGTCTGCCCTCAGGGTGCGAGGGATGCTCTGCATTTATCCCTAA
- a CDS encoding phosphoglycerate kinase, with the protein MSKKSVAQLSAADLEGKRVLVRVDFNVPVDENGVITDDTRIRAALPTIQDLISKGAKVILVSHFGRPKGVDDKLRLTPVAQRLSELLHKPVAKLDDCIGDAVVAHTQAMANGDVCLLENVRFHPGEEKNDPEFAKQLAACAEVYVNDAFGTAHRAHASTAGVTQYLSPCVAGFLIEKELEYLQNAIEHPRRPLAAIVGGSKVSSKIGVIEALLEKVDKLLIGGGMIFTFYKARGLNVGKSLVEEDKLELAKHLEAKAQEKGVELLLPTDVVVADNFAADANSQVVSIDAIPDGWMGLDIGPASVQLFQEALKDCKTVIWNGPMGVFEFDQFAKGTEAIARCLADLTSEGVSTIIGGGDSVAAVEKVGVADRMSHISTGGGASLELLEGKELPGIAALDDA; encoded by the coding sequence GTGTCTAAAAAATCTGTAGCACAGTTATCGGCTGCCGACTTAGAAGGAAAGCGTGTCCTCGTACGGGTGGATTTTAACGTTCCCGTTGATGAGAATGGCGTCATCACCGATGATACCCGCATCCGCGCCGCACTTCCCACCATTCAAGACCTGATCAGCAAAGGTGCCAAAGTCATTCTGGTCAGCCACTTTGGCCGTCCCAAGGGCGTGGATGATAAACTGCGGCTGACTCCCGTGGCACAGCGGCTCTCGGAACTGCTCCACAAACCCGTGGCCAAGCTGGATGACTGCATTGGTGATGCCGTGGTCGCCCACACCCAAGCAATGGCCAATGGCGATGTCTGCCTTCTCGAGAATGTGCGCTTCCATCCGGGCGAGGAAAAAAATGATCCTGAATTTGCCAAGCAGCTGGCCGCCTGTGCAGAAGTCTATGTCAACGATGCCTTTGGCACGGCGCACCGCGCTCACGCCTCCACTGCGGGGGTGACGCAATACCTCAGTCCCTGCGTTGCTGGTTTTTTAATTGAGAAAGAATTGGAATATCTCCAAAATGCCATCGAACATCCCCGCCGTCCCCTAGCCGCCATTGTGGGGGGGTCTAAAGTCTCCTCTAAGATTGGCGTGATTGAAGCCCTTTTAGAAAAAGTGGATAAATTGCTGATTGGCGGTGGCATGATCTTCACCTTCTATAAAGCACGAGGTCTCAACGTGGGCAAATCCCTCGTAGAAGAAGACAAGCTAGAGCTAGCCAAACACCTTGAAGCCAAAGCCCAAGAAAAAGGCGTGGAGTTACTCCTGCCGACAGATGTGGTGGTAGCCGATAACTTTGCTGCCGATGCCAATAGCCAAGTCGTGAGTATCGACGCTATTCCCGACGGCTGGATGGGGCTAGATATTGGTCCTGCTTCTGTCCAGCTTTTCCAAGAGGCTCTCAAAGATTGCAAAACAGTGATCTGGAATGGCCCAATGGGGGTGTTTGAGTTTGATCAATTTGCCAAAGGCACGGAGGCGATCGCTCGCTGTTTAGCTGATCTGACCAGTGAGGGGGTTTCCACAATTATTGGCGGTGGCGATTCCGTGGCTGCTGTGGAAAAAGTGGGCGTTGCCGATCGCATGAGCCACATCTCCACTGGTGGGGGAGCGAGCCTTGAACTCCTCGAAGGCAAAGAACTTCCTGGTATCGCCGCCTTGGATGATGCCTAG
- a CDS encoding universal stress protein — protein sequence MFKTILFPIDRSRDAQEAMPTVVEMVKLFQSRLFLLSVEESPEPDAELEAAITEFLNRAKEAFAQQSIVAETLLRRGKPAFVICDVADEINANLIIMGCRGTGLTPEGFQESVSNRVINLAPCPVLVVP from the coding sequence ATGTTCAAAACCATTCTTTTTCCCATTGATCGTAGCCGTGATGCCCAAGAAGCCATGCCCACTGTGGTGGAGATGGTGAAGTTGTTTCAGAGTCGGTTGTTTTTGCTATCAGTGGAGGAAAGCCCTGAGCCAGATGCAGAATTAGAAGCCGCCATTACAGAATTTTTGAATCGTGCTAAGGAGGCCTTTGCCCAACAGTCCATTGTGGCGGAAACCCTACTGCGTCGGGGCAAGCCGGCCTTTGTCATCTGTGATGTGGCCGATGAAATCAATGCCAATTTAATTATTATGGGCTGCCGCGGCACGGGGCTAACCCCTGAGGGATTTCAGGAAAGTGTCAGCAACCGCGTGATTAATTTGGCGCCCTGTCCGGTGTTGGTGGTGCCCTAG
- a CDS encoding serine hydrolase — translation MLFFQVNPYLTDLLTRTLQATWQQFPWLGQEDIALTLLVYPPPVPVNTGGALTAAEFWQYQIPGAHYRGDVLMYPASVVKLFYLVACHEWLHSGMLQPDVELERAMRDMIVDSSNDATSLVVDMLTGTTSGPVLPPEPFRTWQYQRNIVNRYFQSLGWPELANINVNQKTWCDGPYGREQEFVGRDRQNANRLTTNATAKLIHSIVGGVAVSASASQAMMELMERSLDPELLAEDPENQVQGFLGEGLPQGAKLWSKAGLTSWVRHDAAYIELPNHCPYTLVVFMENRTASTNTEVLPFISRQIASGIPTLEGAGVL, via the coding sequence ATGCTTTTTTTTCAAGTCAATCCCTATCTCACGGATTTGCTGACCCGTACCCTCCAAGCCACATGGCAACAGTTTCCTTGGCTGGGACAAGAGGATATTGCCCTCACTTTACTGGTGTATCCACCGCCGGTTCCGGTGAATACGGGGGGTGCCCTCACCGCTGCGGAATTTTGGCAGTATCAGATTCCCGGCGCCCATTATCGCGGTGATGTGCTGATGTACCCAGCCAGTGTGGTGAAGTTGTTTTACCTGGTTGCCTGTCATGAATGGCTCCACAGTGGCATGCTTCAGCCCGATGTGGAATTGGAACGCGCCATGCGGGATATGATTGTGGACTCTAGCAACGATGCCACGAGTCTTGTTGTAGATATGCTCACGGGAACCACCAGTGGGCCGGTGCTACCGCCGGAACCTTTTCGCACATGGCAATATCAGCGCAATATCGTCAATCGCTATTTTCAATCCTTAGGGTGGCCAGAGCTAGCGAATATCAACGTGAATCAAAAAACGTGGTGCGACGGCCCCTATGGGCGCGAGCAGGAATTCGTGGGGCGCGATCGCCAGAATGCCAATCGTCTCACAACCAATGCCACTGCCAAGTTAATCCATAGTATTGTCGGCGGTGTTGCCGTCTCTGCCAGCGCCAGTCAAGCGATGATGGAACTGATGGAGCGATCGCTGGATCCAGAACTTTTAGCTGAAGATCCGGAAAACCAAGTGCAGGGTTTTTTGGGGGAAGGGCTACCTCAGGGGGCAAAGCTGTGGTCAAAGGCGGGACTCACCAGTTGGGTGCGCCATGATGCGGCCTATATTGAACTACCCAATCATTGCCCTTATACCTTGGTGGTCTTTATGGAGAATCGCACCGCCAGTACAAATACAGAGGTACTGCCCTTCATTTCCCGTCAGATTGCCAGTGGCATTCCCACCCTAGAGGGCGCCGGAGTACTGTAG
- a CDS encoding phosphoribosylanthranilate isomerase — MLNSTIPTKIAVKICGLTLPEQAIAIAQMGVSALGFISVPHSPRYVPAATIAEICRQLPSSVLTVAVVANLNLDALVNLVTTTGVQAVQLHGNESAAFCQQVRHALPDRVLIKALRVRSAATLAEIPAYAPTVDRILLDAYHPQQLGGTGQPFDWTLLKELQVSCPWWLAGGITPENCRQAIAQTQPQGIDLASGVEIQPGVKDLGRVATLLRNLGINAEHPSHPEGRRF; from the coding sequence ATGCTTAACTCAACCATTCCTACAAAAATTGCCGTCAAAATTTGTGGCTTGACCCTCCCAGAGCAAGCAATTGCGATCGCCCAAATGGGCGTCAGCGCCCTTGGCTTTATTAGCGTTCCCCATTCGCCGCGCTACGTCCCCGCCGCAACCATTGCCGAGATCTGTCGCCAGTTGCCCAGTTCAGTGCTCACCGTCGCTGTAGTAGCCAATCTTAATTTAGACGCCTTAGTTAATTTAGTCACAACCACGGGAGTGCAAGCGGTACAGCTGCATGGCAACGAGTCTGCTGCATTTTGTCAACAGGTGCGCCATGCCCTGCCCGATAGGGTACTCATCAAAGCCCTGCGGGTGCGATCGGCAGCCACCCTCGCAGAGATTCCCGCCTATGCCCCAACTGTGGATCGCATTCTCCTAGACGCCTACCACCCGCAGCAGTTGGGGGGTACAGGCCAGCCCTTTGACTGGACATTGCTGAAAGAGTTACAAGTGTCTTGCCCTTGGTGGCTGGCGGGGGGGATTACGCCAGAAAATTGCCGCCAAGCGATCGCCCAAACCCAACCCCAAGGCATTGATCTCGCCAGTGGTGTGGAAATTCAGCCGGGGGTCAAGGATCTAGGGCGTGTGGCCACCTTGCTCCGCAACTTAGGGATAAATGCAGAGCATCCCTCGCACCCTGAGGGCAGACGGTTCTAG
- a CDS encoding histidinol-phosphate transaminase: MPPRHGGNLVWAAAIAGCAPHEILDFSASLNPWGPPDSVIAALQAALPTIRDYPDPNCRPLVDVLATLHQLPRDYFLVGNGAAELLTWVGRECGDRQQIYLITPAFADYRRALAAFARPIVPIPLAQVQSGFGAIAPSLTPKDAILINSPHNPSGHLWSRHQLQPLLETGALVVVDEAFMDFLPPAASESLIAAVPEYPNLIILRSLTKFYSLAGLRLGYGVSSPERWQRWRSWRDPWSVNRLAIIAGVTALGDRPFQEQTWAWLPPARHVFAEALNTVPELKVVTESKANFLLVKATDSILPLQTYLLQQHRVLIRDCCSFPELGASYFRVAVRRDSENQRLLEGLRAYYQRQ, from the coding sequence ATGCCTCCTCGCCATGGTGGCAATTTAGTTTGGGCGGCAGCGATCGCTGGCTGTGCTCCCCATGAGATCTTGGATTTCTCTGCCAGCCTCAATCCTTGGGGGCCTCCTGACTCAGTGATAGCCGCTCTTCAGGCTGCGCTGCCCACGATTCGTGACTATCCTGATCCCAATTGCCGTCCCTTGGTGGATGTCCTTGCCACCCTGCATCAACTACCGAGGGATTATTTTTTGGTGGGCAATGGTGCGGCTGAGTTATTGACTTGGGTAGGTCGCGAGTGTGGCGATCGCCAGCAGATTTATCTCATTACTCCTGCCTTTGCCGACTACCGGCGGGCACTGGCGGCTTTTGCCCGTCCGATTGTGCCCATTCCCCTAGCACAGGTGCAAAGCGGCTTTGGGGCGATCGCGCCCTCCCTAACACCTAAGGATGCCATCCTCATTAACAGTCCCCATAACCCCAGCGGACATCTCTGGTCCCGGCATCAGCTTCAGCCCTTGCTAGAGACGGGTGCCTTAGTGGTCGTGGATGAAGCCTTTATGGACTTTTTGCCGCCGGCGGCGAGCGAGTCTCTCATAGCGGCTGTGCCTGAGTACCCCAATTTAATCATCCTGCGATCGCTGACGAAGTTCTATAGTTTAGCGGGTCTGCGTCTTGGGTATGGCGTGTCCTCTCCAGAACGTTGGCAACGTTGGCGATCGTGGCGGGATCCTTGGAGTGTGAATCGCTTGGCGATCATTGCAGGGGTGACGGCTTTGGGCGATCGCCCCTTTCAGGAACAGACGTGGGCATGGTTACCACCAGCCCGTCATGTCTTTGCGGAGGCCTTAAATACTGTCCCCGAACTGAAGGTGGTGACCGAGAGCAAGGCAAACTTTCTACTCGTCAAAGCAACCGACTCCATTTTGCCCCTGCAAACCTACCTTCTCCAGCAGCATCGCGTTTTGATTCGTGATTGTTGCAGCTTTCCCGAATTGGGCGCTTCTTACTTCCGAGTGGCCGTGCGCCGCGACAGTGAAAATCAGCGACTGCTTGAGGGTTTGCGGGCTTATTACCAACGCCAGTAG
- the psaK gene encoding photosystem I reaction center subunit PsaK: MVLATLPDTTWTPSVGLVVILCNLFAIAIGRYAIQSRGKGPALPISLPALFEGFGLPELLATTSFGHLLAAGVVSGLQYSGAL; this comes from the coding sequence ATGGTGTTAGCCACACTCCCCGATACCACTTGGACGCCGTCTGTGGGGTTGGTGGTGATCCTCTGCAACCTGTTTGCGATCGCCATTGGCCGTTATGCCATTCAATCGCGGGGAAAAGGTCCCGCTTTACCCATTTCCTTGCCCGCCCTCTTTGAGGGCTTTGGCCTGCCGGAATTGCTAGCCACTACTAGCTTTGGTCACCTTTTGGCGGCGGGTGTCGTCAGTGGCCTACAGTACTCCGGCGCCCTCTAG